TAGATGACCAGATCGAAGGGTGGCATCTGCTGATACCATCCAATCACACCCACAATGGCCATGATCACTAAACTCAGCCACAGCAGCGAACGACCGACACGTGCAAGCTGCACTTGCAGCGGGGTAGGACCTGCGGCGGCCGTCTCGAGCAAAGAGGCGATACGGCCTAACTCGGTCGCCATAGCGGTGGCGGTAACGATCGCCAGGCCTGTGCCACTCATGACCGCCGTGCCCATGAAGACTCTGTGATGGTTCTCTCCCTCAGCATGGGTCGCTTGCGATTTGTGCGATTTCACCACCGGTAAGCTCTCGCCAGTCAGCACCGCCTCGTTGACCTGCAGATGACTGGCCTCGACCAAGGTGGCGTCGGCCGCCACGACGTCGCCGCCCTCAAGCCAGAGGGCATCGCCAGGGACAACGCTGACAGCACTGACCATTCGTAAATTGCCATCCCTAATCACGGTCGCCCGAGGCGCTGTCATCTGGCGCAGTGCGGCAATCGCGCTGTCGGCGCGGTACTCCTGCACAAATCCAATGAGGGCATTGATTATGAGTACGGCCCCAATGGCGACAGCTTCGCGCATCTCACCCAGGATCACGGAAAGTGAGGTCGCAGCAATCAGCAACACGACCAAGGGACTAGCAAATTGCTCGAGGGCCAAACGCCAAAGCGGCCGCTCTTTCGCTTCCCTAAGCTCATTCTTGCCACTGAGAGCCAGCTTTGCTGCAGCCTGCTCTGAGGTTAGACCGCAACTGGATCTATCGCCTCTATTAGCCATCGGACGATCTCCAAGAGATCCGACTGGTGGAGGATAAGGGATTCGAACCCTTGACCCCTAGAATGCAAATCTAGTG
This genomic stretch from Deltaproteobacteria bacterium harbors:
- a CDS encoding HAD-IC family P-type ATPase — its product is MANRGDRSSCGLTSEQAAAKLALSGKNELREAKERPLWRLALEQFASPLVVLLIAATSLSVILGEMREAVAIGAVLIINALIGFVQEYRADSAIAALRQMTAPRATVIRDGNLRMVSAVSVVPGDALWLEGGDVVAADATLVEASHLQVNEAVLTGESLPVVKSHKSQATHAEGENHHRVFMGTAVMSGTGLAIVTATAMATELGRIASLLETAAAGPTPLQVQLARVGRSLLWLSLVIMAIVGVIGWYQQMPPFDLVIYTLSLAVAAVPEGMPAIVTVALALGVQRLAARHALIRKLPSVETLGSVSVICTDKTGTLTTGKMQVREIWGPDQAAVLRTAALCTDAAYDPRSGEGSGDPTEIAILAAAFNAGIDMATAAAAAPRISSEPFDTEVRRMSVFRADGLNYVKGAIEAILSLCHDSDLDLVRSAGDTMAKRGLRVLAVALGDSPSTSNLRLVGLLGLADPPRPEAAAAIREAREAGIVPVMITGDHPSTAAAIARELGLVLAGEDIS